From a single Endozoicomonas euniceicola genomic region:
- a CDS encoding lipopolysaccharide kinase InaA family protein: protein MSHEVKELIKDINANKAIELTTKTLKSNKDIARDLAGFTPKHDSVFAIELKSLKFNSKKILHYIQKIRKANEPNFPLSSYPCSDFKKEWKKLEVKKKQKQCCHLDKLLGNPDLYIQLGKKLKDDIATTAAIVEVNISNNKKKFFIKRYNSKGHLYSIVRSIIPSRAENAWHAANILKYYGIATPEPLALIEDRIGPIKKSSYIVHEYIESVHAMNFFAEGSLPNSKWQPAADDVEKILYTLQRALLSHGDLKGQNFIITSDQVMLVDLDSFRSHTHNFFYSRLNKKDLNRFEKNWMNEDYAKSLFKPILNKLRSNLKY, encoded by the coding sequence GTGTCACATGAAGTAAAAGAATTGATCAAAGACATCAATGCTAATAAAGCAATTGAATTAACCACTAAAACATTAAAATCTAATAAAGATATTGCCAGAGACTTGGCAGGCTTTACGCCTAAGCATGACTCTGTTTTTGCCATAGAATTGAAAAGCCTTAAATTTAACAGCAAAAAAATCCTTCATTACATTCAGAAAATAAGAAAAGCTAACGAGCCTAATTTTCCACTTTCATCATATCCATGCTCAGATTTTAAAAAAGAATGGAAAAAGCTGGAGGTAAAAAAAAAACAAAAGCAATGTTGCCATCTTGACAAGCTTCTAGGCAATCCAGACTTATACATACAGCTTGGAAAAAAATTGAAAGATGACATTGCTACTACAGCAGCAATTGTTGAAGTCAATATAAGCAACAATAAAAAAAAGTTTTTTATTAAAAGGTATAATTCAAAAGGCCACCTCTACAGTATTGTTAGAAGTATTATTCCATCCAGAGCAGAAAACGCCTGGCACGCTGCAAATATTTTAAAATACTATGGTATAGCAACTCCTGAACCATTAGCCTTAATTGAAGATCGTATAGGCCCAATAAAAAAATCAAGCTATATAGTCCATGAATATATTGAATCAGTCCATGCAATGAACTTTTTTGCAGAAGGTTCCTTACCAAATTCAAAATGGCAACCTGCAGCCGATGATGTTGAAAAAATTCTTTATACTTTGCAGCGTGCATTGCTATCACATGGTGACCTAAAAGGGCAAAATTTCATCATAACTAGTGATCAAGTAATGCTTGTAGATTTGGATTCATTCAGGTCACACACACATAATTTTTTTTATTCCAGATTAAATAAAAAAGACCTCAATAGATTCGAAAAGAATTGGATGAATGAAGATTATGCAAAGTCATTATTTAAACCAATTTTAAATAAATTAAGATCTAACTTAAAATATTGA
- a CDS encoding glycosyltransferase family A protein, translating into MNKPILSIIIPAYNYAHTLTRAVNSVIAQFNKDIEVIIINDGSTDNTENVTDKLKDKYQEKISIIHQTNKGLAGTRNRGIDASNGDYLLFLDADDELYENAVYYILSTVKDNPGIHSIIGQHISIYPDGKRKKRFKPALKNDIEARFKQYLLDENFPIANGSIAIHREVFKQYRYPEHLKCVEDIPVFTFILTNYSCIVINQPIALIHKHPDSMRNNIELELETGISNVDEIFSKNRLPEQLLKYKKIYTSLRYLSIFRTLYLGGRYKEALVFYKKSLTNNPAIIIKLSYLRKALKCFLFKTHSQLKKR; encoded by the coding sequence ATGAATAAGCCTATTCTCAGTATAATAATACCTGCATACAATTATGCACACACTCTTACCAGAGCTGTAAACTCTGTTATTGCGCAATTTAATAAAGACATTGAAGTAATCATTATAAATGATGGATCAACAGATAACACAGAAAACGTAACGGATAAGCTTAAAGATAAGTACCAGGAAAAAATTAGCATTATTCATCAAACAAATAAGGGGTTAGCAGGAACAAGAAACCGGGGAATTGACGCAAGCAATGGTGATTATCTGCTATTTCTTGATGCAGATGATGAACTGTATGAAAATGCTGTTTACTATATCCTTAGTACAGTCAAAGACAACCCGGGCATACATTCTATCATTGGTCAACATATCTCAATTTACCCAGATGGCAAAAGGAAAAAAAGGTTTAAACCCGCACTAAAGAATGATATAGAAGCTCGCTTCAAGCAATATCTTCTTGATGAAAATTTTCCAATTGCTAATGGCTCAATTGCAATTCATAGAGAAGTTTTCAAACAATACAGGTATCCAGAACACCTTAAGTGCGTTGAAGACATTCCTGTTTTTACATTTATTCTTACAAACTATAGTTGCATTGTTATTAATCAGCCTATTGCTTTGATTCATAAGCACCCTGACAGCATGAGAAACAACATAGAATTGGAACTAGAAACAGGAATATCTAATGTCGATGAAATCTTTTCAAAAAACAGATTACCAGAACAATTGCTAAAATATAAAAAAATATATACATCCCTTCGATATCTTAGTATTTTCAGAACTCTTTATCTCGGAGGAAGATACAAAGAAGCCCTTGTTTTTTACAAAAAGTCTCTTACAAATAATCCCGCCATAATTATAAAACTATCTTATTTAAGAAAAGCACTAAAATGTTTTCTATTTAAAACCCATTCACAGCTAAAAAAAAGATAA
- a CDS encoding PIG-L deacetylase family protein, whose product MKKLKTKHIYLLFCLATLFLFLINNHFLPGFACLVFLYLFHELIFSDHIYYDQNKEYSWTFDGCIKETAVVNDNVLSIPKKWQDGYNILCKVRIKKSPSSFFFDPYVKLKTDSEIDTQVQYFERGCNTYRYINITHSLEPGTIEAEIKIIGHYCQLDFSDSELIISPKIDIDNKKIMCIAPHPDDAEIAAFGLYSTTDCFLVTVTAGEAEPETFRKYDSDSSSAALLKGRVRAWDSIAIPLWAGISRDQCIQLGYYCKQLKKMFENPDQSVHSPYADINDSRVFREFNPFTLKSDKNGKTSWNQLVSDLNELIHLVKPDIIVTPHPTLDSHDDHKYTTKAIKQALKASGIKNVDFFYYANHLESTDLYPFGPPHTLISVPPVIDNHLKISGFQSIQLSARNQKNKLISLEMNHDLNRPVKLKKWLRKKIQQLFIRRYIPDYGHDEFFRKSVKNNEFFITSKFN is encoded by the coding sequence ATGAAAAAACTGAAAACCAAGCACATTTATCTGTTATTTTGCTTAGCCACATTATTTCTTTTTTTGATTAACAATCACTTCCTGCCAGGCTTTGCCTGCTTAGTATTCCTATATTTATTTCACGAACTAATATTTAGTGACCACATATACTACGATCAGAATAAAGAATATAGCTGGACATTTGATGGTTGCATTAAAGAGACCGCAGTTGTCAATGACAATGTATTATCCATTCCTAAAAAATGGCAGGATGGCTATAACATCCTATGCAAAGTAAGAATAAAAAAATCCCCCTCAAGCTTTTTTTTCGATCCTTATGTTAAATTGAAAACAGATTCAGAAATTGATACTCAAGTTCAATACTTTGAAAGAGGTTGCAACACCTATCGCTATATAAATATTACTCACTCTCTAGAACCTGGCACGATAGAAGCAGAGATAAAAATTATTGGCCACTATTGTCAATTGGACTTTTCTGATTCTGAGTTAATCATAAGTCCAAAAATTGATATCGATAATAAGAAAATCATGTGTATTGCTCCACACCCTGATGATGCAGAAATAGCAGCGTTTGGATTATACAGCACTACAGACTGTTTTCTTGTAACTGTTACTGCCGGGGAAGCTGAACCAGAAACCTTTAGAAAATACGATTCTGACTCTTCATCAGCCGCATTATTAAAAGGCCGTGTCAGAGCATGGGACAGTATTGCAATTCCTTTATGGGCTGGAATCTCAAGAGACCAGTGTATTCAGCTAGGTTATTATTGTAAACAATTAAAAAAAATGTTTGAAAACCCAGACCAATCTGTTCATTCACCATATGCTGATATCAATGACTCTAGAGTATTCAGGGAGTTCAATCCATTTACGCTTAAGTCGGACAAAAACGGAAAGACCAGTTGGAACCAACTCGTCTCTGACCTGAATGAGCTTATTCACCTCGTTAAACCTGATATCATAGTTACACCACACCCAACTCTTGATAGCCATGATGACCACAAGTATACGACTAAGGCTATAAAACAAGCTTTAAAAGCTTCAGGCATTAAAAATGTTGATTTTTTCTATTATGCCAACCATCTTGAGTCCACCGATTTATATCCGTTTGGCCCTCCTCACACCTTGATTTCTGTTCCGCCTGTAATTGACAATCATCTCAAGATCAGCGGCTTTCAGTCTATACAACTATCAGCTAGAAACCAAAAAAACAAACTAATATCTTTGGAAATGAATCATGACTTAAACAGACCTGTTAAATTAAAAAAATGGTTACGAAAAAAAATACAACAATTATTTATCCGTCGTTACATTCCAGACTATGGTCATGATGAATTTTTCCGAAAGTCTGTAAAAAATAATGAATTTTTCATTACAAGCAAATTTAATTAA
- a CDS encoding glycosyltransferase — protein sequence MSKDIIQSLWIGDKLSINEQLCINSFLKNGHQFNLYVYSDVKNIPAGTNICDARDILKEKYIFTYHNGSYAGFSDWFRHELIYKKGGFWVDTDIICLKPFDFDDEPVIFSKESFESVNSAVMKLTKGNGLSRFVADICKNPNTILPYDDKKMIKKKIIRKYLKGNKREKIGWGESGGPAGFTKALKHHNMFDLAKPFTYFFPVSHTNWDSIFDDTFKNDLDLFSDSYAIHLWNEMFRTKEGFDKNSTFSKNSLIEHLKEKYL from the coding sequence ATGTCTAAAGATATAATCCAGTCCTTATGGATCGGTGATAAACTATCAATAAATGAACAGCTCTGCATCAATTCTTTTTTGAAAAATGGCCACCAGTTCAATTTGTATGTTTATAGTGACGTAAAAAATATACCAGCTGGCACCAACATTTGTGATGCCAGAGATATCCTGAAAGAAAAATATATATTTACCTATCACAACGGGAGCTATGCTGGCTTTTCAGATTGGTTCAGGCATGAGCTTATCTATAAAAAAGGTGGTTTTTGGGTTGATACGGATATCATTTGTTTAAAACCTTTTGATTTCGATGATGAACCGGTTATCTTTTCTAAAGAGTCGTTTGAATCTGTAAACAGTGCAGTTATGAAATTAACTAAAGGTAATGGACTATCCCGATTTGTTGCTGATATCTGTAAAAACCCTAACACTATACTGCCTTATGACGATAAGAAAATGATTAAAAAGAAAATCATTCGGAAATACCTTAAAGGTAATAAGAGAGAAAAAATAGGTTGGGGTGAATCCGGTGGTCCCGCAGGTTTTACAAAAGCGCTCAAACATCATAATATGTTTGACCTTGCCAAACCTTTCACTTACTTCTTTCCAGTCTCTCACACAAACTGGGACTCAATATTTGATGACACATTTAAAAATGACTTAGATTTATTTTCAGATTCATACGCAATTCACCTTTGGAATGAAATGTTCAGAACGAAGGAAGGGTTTGACAA